The DNA sequence CCGCACTTGTCAGTATCATCAGTAGGGTAATAACATCCCAACAGTTTTTCTTATATAATTCTATAACCTTTATTTCTATCAGTATTGCCAGTATCCCTGTCCCTGCCACACATATTCCAACAACCAATATCATCAATAACCAATATATGATTCCGGCTATAATCTCATTTGGAATTTTTGTGCTGATTTGTGCCACAGATTGCCCGGCATCAATCGTCCAACCGATAAAAGTTTGTATGAATGATGCTGCATCATGGAAGAATGATTTGCAATCGGAAAGGAACACATCTGACTGTACTGCCTGAAAAAGAGTGGTTGTCAGCGAATACCATGCAAGAAGGAACAAGGTTGTTTGGAACATTACCGTTTTTGCTTTATATTGTCCTGCAAGTTGCTCTTTTTGTGTTTCGTATCTTGCTTTTGCATTCTGATAGGCTGTCCGGTCACAGGCTTCGCATTTTTTATAGAGTACCGGCTTTTCTACCGGTATCCCTACGATTTTCTGATGTGTCCGGGCATAATCCCGTTGTTGTGTTAAGCATCGTATTTTATCTTGACATTCCTCTATCGTGACGTTTGCGCTTCGCAGCTTCTCTTTCTCGCTCCGCAATGCTCTGTCTGCCAGCTTCAAGTCGTTCTTTAATGCTTGAATATTCCCGGCTCTGTTCTCTTTGTTTAATTTCTCGTTCAAGGTCAGAGATTCGTTGAGCTGCGTCTTCAGTTCCACGATAAGCTGGTCTTTCTGTTCCAACTCTTCTTGTATCTCCTCGGTCAAGAGCAGAAGTTCTTCCAACTGTTCGGCGTTCTTTAATTCTCTGGATTCGTTCATCTATATCACGTCCTTTCTCTACCTGCTGTTCCAGTTCAGCAATTCGGTGTTCTGTTTCAGTAATAAACTGTTTTCGCTGTTCAGCTTCTGTGCCAATATCTGCCATTGCTGATTTTCGTTTTCCAAAAGTTCTATCTTCGTTTTCTGTTCTTCCATCTTGGAAAGTAGTTCCTCGGTATTTGGCAAAATGTTGAGCAGCTCGGATAACTCGCTGTTTAATTTTTGCAATTTCTGATTCTGTTCCTGCATAAGAGAGAGTTGGGTGTCCCGGTTCTGCATTTCCAGAAGCATTTCTGCCATTAAGGTCTGCTGTTCTTCGATTTGCCCAATCATGGACTCCATTAAGGGTATAATTTCCCGGCTTTCTTCTAATGTCATTTAATCGCTCCTTCCATAATGATAATGCACCTGATACTTTCCCAAAGGTGTCCAGTATCTTTTGCAATAACGTGTTTTGTTGTTTTATGATTTGATTTTCCGCTACTTTCCACGAACCTTTTATTTCCTGCCCGGCAAGAAACTTTTGTTCAATCTTTCTTGCGTCAGCACCTTCATGGATGGTAGGAATCTGGAGTTTTCCCTGCTTTTCGTAAGAACGGTGATCGACCTGATTATGCAAAGGCAGATGTTCATTACACACCTTTGCCCACTCGCTCCGCCACAGTTCACAGTTTTTTGGATTGTTCCATCCCGTAGCATCGGTCAGTACCCGTTTCCATTGCAGGCGGTTTCTTGCACCAATCTTCTGGATTCCGTTTTCATCTAATACAGGGATACGGATTCCATGACGGTCAGGGTTTTTCTTATCCTGCCACCAGTTCGGATGGGATTCATCAATCACGATATTTCCGCTTTTATCTCTGACAAAATCCCAATCTTTGACTTCTTTCTTCCCCCAAGAATGATCCGGGTTAAAAGGGCGCATTGTCAGAAGCAGATGGACATGAGGATTGCCATCCCCTTTGTCGTGGATACTCCAATCAGCACACATTCCCTTATCCACAAATGTTTTTTTGATATAGTCGGCTGTATATTGAATCTGTTCCTGTCTGCTCCATTCTTTGGGGAGGGCAAATTCAAATGACCTGCCAAGTTGGGCATCTGCACTTTTTTCAATCTTCAATACCTCATTCCATAACCGTTGTTTCTGAAATGTGATTTTAAATTTTTCTAAAGCAGCTTCTTTATCTTCTGACCTTTTGTATCGGACAGATTTTTGAAAGCGTTTTATATTTTCTTCTGGTACTATCTGCCATTCAGGAGGTGCGTTTTCGCACATCATCAGACTGGTGTAGACCACTTCTTTTTTAGAAGTGTAATAACTGATTCGCCCGGTTTCCTCGTTTTTCATCACATCCCCATTGAGATATGCGGAAGCGGAGATAACAGATTTCCCTTTACTTCGTCCGACTATTTTGATTGTGTAATGAAAAATCGCCATGTCTGGATTCCCCCTTTCTGCACATCCGGCATAGATTTCCGGCAACATTGCTTTCAGTTTTAGAAAAAGCAGTATTGCCGGAACGCCCTCTGCGTAAGAGTGCCCTGCGCATAGCAGCCTGCATGGAATGCGCCCCTCTGGCGAAGAGTGCCTCCTGCGGCATGAGCAGGTCTGGCTGAAAGCCCCGCCGACGGAACGAGCCCGGCAAGCGTGAGCGAAGACCGGTTGCCACTTGTGGCAAACTTATTGGGACGACCTCTGGTTGTCCATAAGTGCGCCCTTCATGAAAAAGCAATGAAGGGAATGAAAAACTCATCCCCCCCCCGCCATTACACTTCCTCCATATCGGTATGTGTTTCTTTCTGCATTGCCTTTGAAAAAAATTTCCCATTGGCTTCCTGCTTTTTCAGAAAACCAATCAGCTTTGGGATGTCCTCTTCCTCGATAGGCGCACCGAGAACGGATTCCACCGCACCGCCAACCTGACAGAGCCTATGGGTTCGTTTTTTACTTTCTTCGGCTTTCTTTCGTTTCAGAAGTTCTTTCTTCTGTGCTGCATATCGTTTTGCTTTTTCAAGGCTTTCCTGTTCCTTCTTTTCCATTTCAAGCATTCGTTCTTCATAACTTTTTGTTGATTTTGCCATGATTACATTCCCCTTTCTTTTACAAACATAAGTTCTCGGTTGCGTATCAGAAGAAGCACATGGTATAATCTTCTTGCGTGTAGGTATATCATGGCTTCGGTCTGATAGAACCTTTGGCGGTTTCTTTGGAAGCCGCCTTTTTAATTTGCCGCAGTTCTTGTTACGGCTTTTACATTTCCTCTATCCCTCAAATCACGACCTTCATTCGCTTCCATAAACATTTCCAGAATATCGGTTTTAATCAGGACTTTGCGACCAACCTTTAATACTGGAAGTTTCTTCCATTCTACAAGCTGTCTTAAGGTGTTTCTGCCGATTCCCGTATAGTCAGCAGCTTCTTCGATGGATAATGCAATTTTTCTTTGCGTCATATAATCACCTCCTTATAAATTGCATTATGCAATTCTTGTGATGTAAGTATATCCTTTTCATATCTTTTTGTCAAGCGTTACGAAATATTAAAAATAATTTTTAAGTTGCATATTGCAATTACAGAAAAACAATGCTATAATTCATACATACCGAAAAAGGAGGCAGTCAGCATGAAAGATAAAGAACTACGCAAGCTGATAGGCAGCAGAGTAAAACAGCGCCGTCTGGAATTGAATCTGACACAGCCTTATGTCGCAGAAAAGATGGGTGTTACCGCTTCTACAATCCTGCGTTATGAGAATGGTTCGATTGACAATACGAAAAAAATGGTGCTGGAAGGTCTTTCGGAAGCACTCCATGTATCTGTGGAATGGCTCAAAGGGGAAACAGATGAATATGAAACCGACATTACGGATAAGAGAGAGTTACAGATTCGTGATGCGATGGGAGATATTCTGGAACAGTTACCGCTTGCCCTTACCAAAGAAGAAGATGCTTTTTCAAAAGATTTATTACTGCTGATGTTAAAACAATATGGTCTGTTTTTGGATTCCTTCCAGTTCGCCTGCAAAAACTTCAAGGGGAATGCTGGTCAGACGGATATTGCCAAAACAATAGGGTTTGAATCGAATGATGAATATAATGAGATTATGTTCTTAAGGGAAATCACTCCTACCATCAATGCTTTTAATGAGATGGCAGACGTTGTAAGGCTCTATTCCAAGAAACCAAAAACAGCAGAACAAAGGCTTGCAAATCTTTTATCAGAAGTCTTATACGAAGATTCCGAATCGGTATAGTAAGACAACCGGAGTTATGATATACTTACACGCACGAAGCATTTCATCAGTTCCGATTGTCTAATATCGAAAGGAGACATACGATTATGGCAAAAGGATCTGTAAGAAAAAAAGGAAAGAAATGGTACTACCGCTTCTATGTAGAGGACGCAAGCGGCAATCTTGTTCAGAAAGAATGCGTTGGAACAGAAAGCAAAAGTGAAACTGAAAAGCTGCTCCGTCAGGCAATGGATGATTATGAGAAAAAGAAATTTGTTGCCAAAGCGGAAAATCTCACAGTCGGACAACTTCTGGATGTGTGGGCAGAGGAGGAATTAAAAACAGGTACGCTCAGCAATGGTACTGTGGAGAATTACCTCGGAACAATCCGAAATATTAAGAAACATCCGCTGGCAGAACGGAAATTAAAAAATGTAACCTCTGAGCATTTGCAATCTTTCTTTGATTTGCTTTCCTTCGGGGGAGTTCATCCCGATGGAAAAGAGAGAAAGGGTTACAGCAAAGATTACATCCATTCTTTTTCCGCAGTCATGCAGCAGTCTTTCCGCTTTGCAGTATTTCCAAAACAGTATATTACGTTCAATCCCATGCAGTATATTAAACTGCGGTATCAGACGGATGAAGTGGATTTGTTTTCCGATGAGGATATGGACGGAAATGTCCAACCAATTTCACGAGAAGATTATGAAAGATTGCTTGCTTATCTGCAAAAAAAGAACCCAGCCGCAATACTTCCAATCCAGATAGCCTATTATGCCGGGCTTCGTATTGGAGAAGCCTGCGGTTTGGCATGGCAGGACGTAAATCTGGAAGAACAATGCCTTACCATAAGACGCAGCATCCGATATGATGGCTCAAAGCGCAAATATATCATCGGACCAACCAAGCGGAAAAAAGTAAGGGTTGTTGATTTTGGAGATACACTGGTAGAGATTTTCCGTAATGCCCGGAAAGAGCAGTTAAAAAATCGAATGCAGTACGGAGAACTTTATCACACGAACTACTACAAAGAGGTCAAAGAGAAAAACAGAGTGTACTACGAATATTATTGTTTAGACAGAACAGAGGAAGTCCCGACAGATTATAAAGAAATTTCTTTCGTCTGTTTAAGACCGGATGGTTGTTTGGAACTTCCAACTACTTTGGGGACTGTTTGCAGAAAGGTGGCAAAAACATTAGAGGGATTTGAAGGCTTTCATTTCCACCAGTTACGTCACACCTATACAAGCAACCTTTTAGCAAATGGAGCTGCCCCAAAAGATGTGCAGGAATTGTTGGGACACTCAGATGTCAGTACCACAATGAACGTCTATGCTCACTCCACAAGAGATGCGAAACGAAAATCAGTTCGGCTTCTTGATAAAGTGGTGGGCAATGACTAAAAAATTTCCCTTATTTCCCTTGTGATTATCTCATAAGGGCAAAAATAAGGGAAACTACATATCATTTCACTAATGGACAGGCGGGAAAGCCTATAAAATGGGGAAAGTTAGAGGAATAATTATATAAATTCTAGTTTTTGAAACTGAGAAATCGGAATTTAACGGAGGAATCATTATGTGTGGAATGACAACTGATTTATAAATAAAAATAAATCGGAGGTTTATATGAATTATTCAATAAGAGAATTAAAACAAGATGGAAATAAGGTATTAGATACTTTTTTGTACGAGGCGATTTTTATTCCCGAAGGAGTTTCTGCACCGCCCAAAGATATTATTAACCAACCAGATTTGCAAGTATATGTAAAAGACTTTGGTAAGAATAAGGGAGACTTATGTTTGGTTGCTCAAGTTGGGGATAAAATTGTTGGTGCCGTATGGGTTCGGATTATGAATGATTATGGTCATATAGATAATGAAACACCGTCTTTTGCAATTTCACTTCTTAAGGAGTATAGAAACTATGGTATCGGAACAGAATTAATGAAACAGATGCTAACAAAACTAAAATTAGAAGGATATAAACAAGCATCATTATCAGTTCAAAAGATGAATTATGCTGTCCGTATGTATAGGAAGATAGGATTTGAAATTATTGATGAAAATGATGAAGAATATATTATGATTTGTAAATTATAGACACTTGCAAATTCAAATTTGCTTATTTTAACCAAATCGGACCGACAATAAATATTCCCCAAAAGAGAACTGTAATAATGACTAAGGCTTCAGATACAGACCAGTAAATGATTTTATATTTTTTTACCGTAAGAGGATATATAAAATATATCAGTACAACTAATAGCTGTAAAATGATAAATAGTATTGTTTCCTCAACCGTTGCAGATATGAAAAAGTCAGCAGCGCCCTTTGCTACACCCTTACCTATAAGCCAGATATTGACTGCCAAAAAAGAAACGATTGAAAGAATTAGCTTTACACCAAATCTATTCATGTTATTCCCCTCCAAATTCCGATTTTCTTGATTCCACAAACTGAAAGTTTACTTTCCCTATTTCTATCATTTAGTAAAATTCAATAATTCTTGAACCTTTTCTCGATATTCTTGGTTATGATCTAACCATATTTCTGTATGTTCACTATCAGTTACCGTCCAAATCATTTTAATTTCTTCATTTTGTATTGAATCATATATTTCTTGTCCCATAAACTGTGGGGTTAATGTATCTGCTTCACTGTTTATTACCAAAACCGGAATTTCAATATCTGCAATTTTGTCACATACATTTGCATCATCATAACTAAATCCCAATTTCATTTTGTTGATAATGTTGCCACAGAATGTCATGTAAGATATAGGCAATCCAATATCCATCTTTCTCATTTCTTCTTCTACCATCCATTTCATATCACTAACCGGACAATCTAGAATCAGAAAATCCACTTTGTTTTCAACATCCTTATCTCCCATTGCTAATCCTGCAGTTGCTCCACCAAACGATGTACCCCATATTCCTATCACTTGCTCCGGTGCATGGCTATAGACATAATCAATGTAATCAATCAAATCATATTTTTCCCAGTATCCAAATGTAGTATATTGAGCTGTATTTTCGTTGCTACTTCTCTGGTCATAAGTCAATACATTATATCCTTTCTGTAAAAACATTTCTGCTAAAGGATAATTGGTATAACGATTTCCACCAAGACCATGCACTAAAATAACTGTTGGATTATTCTTATCTCCTTCTTCACCAAGAGCATATATGTAATCTGCCGGTATCATATGTTCATCAAAAGTTGAAGTGATTTCAACTTTTTCTATAGTATATGTACTGCAGAAAACATCATAATCCATATTATATCTTTCCCAAAAACTATCTTTCACTTTTGAAGTATCTTCACAAGTAACCAATTGAGTAGACCCCATGAAAACTTGCGTCCCTATAAAATAGGACATTCCCACAAACAAAAGTAAAATAACTATAACTATTATCAACAATATTTTTGTCCATTTCTTCATCGTTTTCTCCTAAAAATTCCGATTTTCTTGATTCTACAAACTTGAAATTATCAGTTAGATAAATGATAAAATTGTTCTTAACTTAAATCAAGAGTTGTATAGCCAAACTCGTTGATATGTCTTTGCAAATTATGAAAATCTATCATGTTTTTATTTTTCCGAAATAGTCCTTTTTTATTAAACAATATTTTAGTATGTGCGTATGTGCTATACAATTCGATATATGGCGGTTCGGCAGTGATATTTCTTTCTCCGATACAGTTTCCTCTACTGTTGGGATATTTCCGATTGAAATTTATAGTACATTCTTTGTATGTCAACCAATGCAAATCACTAAATTTTATTCCATGCTCATCAATAGAAACAATATTCTCGTAGGAGACTTCTTTAACCTCAAGATGGAAATAATGATGTTTTGATTTAAAATACTCGACAGCTGCATTGATATGTTCCAGAAAAAATGCGATTTGTTCCTCCGTCAAACTACATTCCCATGGATAGTTGTTAGCCATTCCTGTTTTCCCGTATTGATATGCTGCCATACTATATTTTATTTCCGGTTTTATCCATTTTACAATCAGAAAATCGTTTTCCTCAAGCAATATTTCAGCGTTTCCTGTTGAAAGAATTTGTGCTTTTATTGCCTCTGTTTCAGCTGTCATAAATAAAGTTCCTTTCCTAACAAATACCA is a window from the Lachnospiraceae bacterium GAM79 genome containing:
- a CDS encoding MobA/MobL family protein; translation: MAIFHYTIKIVGRSKGKSVISASAYLNGDVMKNEETGRISYYTSKKEVVYTSLMMCENAPPEWQIVPEENIKRFQKSVRYKRSEDKEAALEKFKITFQKQRLWNEVLKIEKSADAQLGRSFEFALPKEWSRQEQIQYTADYIKKTFVDKGMCADWSIHDKGDGNPHVHLLLTMRPFNPDHSWGKKEVKDWDFVRDKSGNIVIDESHPNWWQDKKNPDRHGIRIPVLDENGIQKIGARNRLQWKRVLTDATGWNNPKNCELWRSEWAKVCNEHLPLHNQVDHRSYEKQGKLQIPTIHEGADARKIEQKFLAGQEIKGSWKVAENQIIKQQNTLLQKILDTFGKVSGALSLWKERLNDIRRKPGNYTLNGVHDWANRRTADLNGRNASGNAEPGHPTLSYAGTESEIAKIKQRVIRAAQHFAKYRGTTFQDGRTENEDRTFGKRKSAMADIGTEAEQRKQFITETEHRIAELEQQVEKGRDIDERIQRIKERRTVGRTSALDRGDTRRVGTERPAYRGTEDAAQRISDLEREIKQREQSREYSSIKERLEAGRQSIAEREREAAKRKRHDRGMSR
- a CDS encoding helix-turn-helix domain-containing protein; amino-acid sequence: MKDKELRKLIGSRVKQRRLELNLTQPYVAEKMGVTASTILRYENGSIDNTKKMVLEGLSEALHVSVEWLKGETDEYETDITDKRELQIRDAMGDILEQLPLALTKEEDAFSKDLLLLMLKQYGLFLDSFQFACKNFKGNAGQTDIAKTIGFESNDEYNEIMFLREITPTINAFNEMADVVRLYSKKPKTAEQRLANLLSEVLYEDSESV
- a CDS encoding helix-turn-helix domain-containing protein is translated as MTQRKIALSIEEAADYTGIGRNTLRQLVEWKKLPVLKVGRKVLIKTDILEMFMEANEGRDLRDRGNVKAVTRTAAN
- a CDS encoding alpha/beta fold hydrolase, whose amino-acid sequence is MKKWTKILLIIVIVILLLFVGMSYFIGTQVFMGSTQLVTCEDTSKVKDSFWERYNMDYDVFCSTYTIEKVEITSTFDEHMIPADYIYALGEEGDKNNPTVILVHGLGGNRYTNYPLAEMFLQKGYNVLTYDQRSSNENTAQYTTFGYWEKYDLIDYIDYVYSHAPEQVIGIWGTSFGGATAGLAMGDKDVENKVDFLILDCPVSDMKWMVEEEMRKMDIGLPISYMTFCGNIINKMKLGFSYDDANVCDKIADIEIPVLVINSEADTLTPQFMGQEIYDSIQNEEIKMIWTVTDSEHTEIWLDHNQEYREKVQELLNFTK
- a CDS encoding DUF3847 domain-containing protein, whose product is MAKSTKSYEERMLEMEKKEQESLEKAKRYAAQKKELLKRKKAEESKKRTHRLCQVGGAVESVLGAPIEEEDIPKLIGFLKKQEANGKFFSKAMQKETHTDMEEV
- a CDS encoding DUF6040 family protein; its protein translation is MRSEKEKLRSANVTIEECQDKIRCLTQQRDYARTHQKIVGIPVEKPVLYKKCEACDRTAYQNAKARYETQKEQLAGQYKAKTVMFQTTLFLLAWYSLTTTLFQAVQSDVFLSDCKSFFHDAASFIQTFIGWTIDAGQSVAQISTKIPNEIIAGIIYWLLMILVVGICVAGTGILAILIEIKVIELYKKNCWDVITLLMILTSAAVIIYFGEVIKKALSINLLFFWLILQGIYLTIRRYISQDTD
- a CDS encoding GNAT family N-acetyltransferase, with protein sequence MNYSIRELKQDGNKVLDTFLYEAIFIPEGVSAPPKDIINQPDLQVYVKDFGKNKGDLCLVAQVGDKIVGAVWVRIMNDYGHIDNETPSFAISLLKEYRNYGIGTELMKQMLTKLKLEGYKQASLSVQKMNYAVRMYRKIGFEIIDENDEEYIMICKL
- a CDS encoding site-specific integrase, with protein sequence MAKGSVRKKGKKWYYRFYVEDASGNLVQKECVGTESKSETEKLLRQAMDDYEKKKFVAKAENLTVGQLLDVWAEEELKTGTLSNGTVENYLGTIRNIKKHPLAERKLKNVTSEHLQSFFDLLSFGGVHPDGKERKGYSKDYIHSFSAVMQQSFRFAVFPKQYITFNPMQYIKLRYQTDEVDLFSDEDMDGNVQPISREDYERLLAYLQKKNPAAILPIQIAYYAGLRIGEACGLAWQDVNLEEQCLTIRRSIRYDGSKRKYIIGPTKRKKVRVVDFGDTLVEIFRNARKEQLKNRMQYGELYHTNYYKEVKEKNRVYYEYYCLDRTEEVPTDYKEISFVCLRPDGCLELPTTLGTVCRKVAKTLEGFEGFHFHQLRHTYTSNLLANGAAPKDVQELLGHSDVSTTMNVYAHSTRDAKRKSVRLLDKVVGND